The Pseudomonas iranensis genome includes a window with the following:
- a CDS encoding ABC transporter ATP-binding protein: protein MNQDNLIEVRDLAVEFGFGERVHRVVEGVSFDIKRGETLALVGESGSGKSVTAHSILRLLPYPMARHPAGSINYAGQNLLDLSEKTIRHIRGNRIAMIFQEPMTSLNPLHSIEKQINEVLGIHKGLSGKVATRRTLELLEMVGIPEPHKRLKALPHELSGGQRQRVMIAMALANEPELLIADEPTTALDVTVQLKILDLLKDLQARLGMSLLLISHDLNLVRRIAHRVCVMQRGCIVEQASCAELFRSPQHPYTRELLGAEPSGGPTSNEIGAPLLEVEDLKVWFPIKKGLLKRTVDYVKAVDGINFSLPQGQTLGIVGESGSGKSTLGLAILRLIGSKGAIRFEGKQLDCLTQSEVRPLRREMQVVFQDPFGSLSPRMCVNDIVGEGLRIHKMGTATEQEAAIIAALKEVGLDPETRHRYPHEFSGGQRQRIAIARALVLKPALILLDEPTSALDRTVQRQVVELLRSLQAKYNLTYLFISHDLAVVKALSHQLMVVKHGQVVEQGDAQSIFAAPQHPYTQQLLEAAFLAPATAQ, encoded by the coding sequence ATGAATCAGGACAATCTGATCGAAGTGCGTGACCTCGCCGTCGAATTCGGTTTCGGCGAGCGCGTCCACCGCGTGGTCGAGGGCGTGAGCTTCGACATCAAGCGCGGCGAGACCCTGGCGCTGGTTGGTGAATCGGGCTCGGGCAAATCGGTCACGGCGCATTCGATCCTGCGCCTGTTGCCCTACCCCATGGCGCGGCATCCGGCCGGCAGCATCAATTACGCCGGGCAGAACCTGCTGGATTTGAGCGAGAAGACCATCCGTCATATCCGTGGCAACCGCATCGCGATGATCTTTCAGGAGCCGATGACCTCGCTCAATCCGCTGCATTCGATCGAGAAGCAGATCAACGAAGTGCTCGGCATCCACAAGGGCCTGAGCGGCAAAGTCGCGACCAGGCGCACTTTGGAGCTGCTGGAGATGGTCGGCATTCCCGAGCCGCACAAGCGTCTCAAGGCCCTGCCCCATGAATTGTCCGGCGGCCAGCGCCAGCGGGTGATGATTGCCATGGCCCTGGCCAACGAGCCGGAATTGCTGATTGCCGACGAACCGACCACCGCGCTGGACGTGACCGTTCAGCTGAAAATCCTCGATTTGCTCAAGGATCTCCAAGCTCGATTGGGCATGTCGCTGCTACTGATCAGTCACGATTTGAACCTGGTGCGAAGAATTGCGCATCGCGTATGTGTCATGCAGCGCGGTTGCATCGTCGAACAGGCATCGTGCGCAGAGCTGTTCCGTTCGCCGCAGCATCCGTACACTCGGGAATTGCTCGGCGCGGAGCCCAGCGGCGGCCCGACGAGCAATGAAATCGGCGCGCCGCTGCTCGAAGTCGAGGACCTCAAAGTCTGGTTCCCGATCAAGAAAGGCCTGCTCAAGCGCACGGTGGATTACGTCAAGGCAGTGGACGGCATCAATTTCAGCCTGCCGCAGGGTCAGACCCTGGGGATCGTCGGCGAAAGCGGTTCCGGTAAATCCACCCTCGGTCTGGCGATTTTGCGGCTGATCGGCAGCAAAGGCGCGATCCGCTTTGAAGGCAAGCAGCTAGACTGCCTGACGCAGAGTGAGGTTCGCCCGCTGCGGCGGGAGATGCAGGTGGTGTTTCAGGACCCGTTTGGCAGCCTGAGCCCGCGCATGTGCGTCAATGACATCGTTGGCGAAGGCCTGCGGATACACAAGATGGGCACCGCGACCGAACAGGAAGCGGCGATCATTGCGGCATTGAAGGAGGTAGGTCTGGATCCGGAAACCCGGCACCGCTACCCCCACGAATTTTCCGGAGGGCAACGGCAGCGAATCGCCATTGCCCGGGCCTTGGTGCTGAAACCGGCGCTGATCCTGCTGGACGAGCCGACTTCGGCGCTCGACCGCACGGTGCAGCGGCAAGTAGTGGAGCTGTTGCGTTCACTGCAAGCCAAGTACAACCTGACGTATTTGTTCATCAGCCATGACCTGGCTGTCGTCAAAGCGCTGAGCCACCAACTGATGGTGGTCAAGCATGGCCAAGTGGTCGAACAGGGAGACGCGCAGAGTATTTTTGCCGCCCCCCAACATCCGTATACACAGCAGTTGCTGGAAGCCGCTTTTCTGGCACCAGCCACTGCGCAATAA
- a CDS encoding ABC transporter permease — protein MNLSPLNRRRFELFKANKRGWWSLWLFLILFGLSLGAELIANDKPLVVHYDNNWYFPAIKRYPETAFGGEFPLEANYKSPYIRELLKAKDAWILWAPIPYSYQSINYDLKVPAPAPPSADNLLGTDDQGRDVLARVIYGFRISVLFALTLTVLSSIIGVIAGALQGFYGGWVDLAGQRFLEIWSGLPVLYLLIILASFVQPNFWWLLGIMLLFSWMSLVDVVRAEFLRGRNLEYVRAARALGMQNGAIMFRHILPNAMVSTMTFMPFILTGAIGTLTALDFLGFGLPAGSPSLGELVAQGKSNLQAPWLGMSAFAVLALMLSLLVFIGESARDAFDPRK, from the coding sequence ATGAACCTGTCCCCTCTCAACCGCCGGCGCTTCGAACTGTTCAAGGCCAACAAGCGTGGCTGGTGGTCGCTGTGGCTGTTTCTGATTCTGTTCGGCCTGAGCCTGGGCGCCGAGCTGATTGCCAACGACAAGCCACTGGTCGTGCATTACGACAACAACTGGTATTTCCCGGCGATCAAGCGCTACCCGGAAACCGCGTTCGGCGGCGAATTCCCGCTGGAAGCCAACTACAAGAGTCCGTACATCCGTGAGCTGCTCAAGGCCAAGGACGCGTGGATTCTGTGGGCGCCGATCCCCTACAGCTACCAGAGCATCAACTACGACCTGAAAGTCCCGGCCCCGGCGCCGCCCTCGGCGGACAACCTGCTGGGCACCGACGATCAGGGCCGCGACGTGTTGGCGCGGGTGATCTACGGTTTCCGCATTTCCGTGCTGTTTGCGCTGACGCTGACCGTGCTGAGCTCGATCATCGGCGTGATTGCCGGTGCCCTCCAGGGCTTTTATGGCGGCTGGGTCGATCTCGCCGGGCAACGTTTTCTGGAGATCTGGTCGGGGCTGCCGGTGCTGTATCTGTTGATCATCCTCGCCAGTTTCGTCCAGCCGAATTTCTGGTGGCTGCTGGGGATCATGCTGCTGTTCTCGTGGATGAGTCTGGTCGATGTGGTGCGCGCCGAGTTCCTGCGCGGGCGCAATCTGGAATACGTGCGCGCCGCCCGCGCGCTGGGCATGCAGAACGGCGCGATCATGTTCCGCCACATCCTGCCCAACGCCATGGTCTCGACCATGACCTTCATGCCGTTCATCCTCACCGGCGCCATCGGCACCCTGACCGCGCTGGACTTCCTCGGCTTCGGCCTGCCGGCCGGCAGTCCGTCGCTGGGCGAACTGGTCGCGCAAGGCAAATCCAACCTGCAGGCGCCGTGGCTGGGCATGAGTGCGTTTGCCGTGCTGGCGCTGATGTTGAGTCTGCTGGTGTTTATCGGCGAGTCCGCTCGCGATGCCTTCGACCCGAGGAAGTGA
- a CDS encoding extracellular solute-binding protein: MNAVRTLLVQASGLLFAGLAWAAPQHAVTLYNEPPKYPADFKHFDYVNPDAPKGGVFRQAGFGGFDSLNPFINKGVPADDIGQIYDTLTKHSLDEPFTEYGLIASKIEKADDNSWVRFYLRPEARFHDGHPVRAEDVVFSFETLTKEGSPMFRGYYNDVAEAIAEDPLKVLFKFKHSNNRELPLILGQLPVLPKHWWASRDFNKGNLEIPLGSGPYKVTQVKAGRSVRYERVKDYWGKDLPVNRGFYNFDTMTTDYYRDNTVALEALKAGQFDYWLEMTAKNWASAYNVPAVTEGRLIKELIPNSNPTGMQGFVFNLRRPVFQDVRVRQALGLLFDFEWTNKQLFNGAYVRTRSYFENSEMAATGLPDAEQRKILEPFRSKLPAQVFSEAFENPKTDASGMIRTQQREAYQLLQEAGWKIVDDKMVDATGKPVVIEFLLAQTEFERVLLPFKRNLSDLGIDLVIRRVDVSQYINRVRSRDFDMMVGSFPQSNSPGNEQREYWMSAAADKPSSRNSMGLKDPTVDQLVESLINADSRKSLVAHARALDRVLQWGYYVVPNWHIKSWRVAYWNHIGHPKTSPKYDIGINTWWVKPDAKPAVEVETQLQADPAGTE, translated from the coding sequence ATGAACGCTGTTCGCACCCTGCTCGTGCAGGCCAGCGGCTTGCTGTTCGCCGGGCTGGCCTGGGCCGCCCCGCAACACGCCGTGACCCTGTACAACGAGCCGCCGAAATACCCGGCCGATTTCAAGCATTTTGACTATGTGAATCCCGATGCGCCCAAGGGCGGCGTGTTTCGTCAGGCCGGGTTCGGCGGCTTCGACAGCCTCAACCCGTTCATCAACAAAGGCGTGCCCGCCGATGACATCGGCCAGATCTACGACACCCTGACCAAACACAGCCTCGACGAGCCGTTCACCGAGTACGGCCTGATTGCCAGCAAGATAGAAAAAGCCGATGACAACAGTTGGGTGCGTTTCTACCTGCGCCCGGAAGCACGCTTTCACGACGGCCACCCGGTGCGCGCCGAAGATGTAGTGTTCAGCTTCGAGACGCTGACCAAGGAAGGCTCGCCGATGTTTCGCGGCTACTACAACGACGTTGCCGAAGCCATCGCCGAAGACCCGCTGAAGGTCTTGTTCAAGTTCAAGCACAGCAACAACCGCGAGCTGCCGCTGATCCTCGGCCAGTTGCCGGTCCTGCCGAAACACTGGTGGGCCAGCCGCGACTTCAACAAGGGCAATCTGGAAATCCCATTGGGCAGCGGCCCGTACAAGGTCACCCAAGTGAAGGCCGGCCGTTCGGTACGTTACGAGCGGGTCAAGGATTACTGGGGCAAGGACTTGCCGGTCAACCGTGGTTTCTACAACTTCGACACGATGACCACCGACTACTACCGCGACAACACCGTCGCCCTCGAAGCGCTGAAGGCCGGGCAGTTCGATTATTGGCTGGAGATGACCGCGAAGAACTGGGCCAGCGCCTATAACGTTCCGGCGGTCACCGAGGGGCGTTTGATCAAGGAACTGATCCCCAACAGCAACCCGACCGGCATGCAAGGCTTCGTGTTCAACCTGCGCCGACCGGTGTTCCAGGATGTGCGCGTGCGTCAGGCTCTCGGGCTGCTGTTCGATTTCGAATGGACCAACAAGCAATTATTCAACGGCGCCTACGTGCGCACTCGCAGCTACTTCGAAAACTCTGAAATGGCCGCCACCGGCCTGCCCGACGCCGAGCAACGGAAGATCCTCGAACCGTTCCGCAGCAAACTACCGGCCCAGGTGTTCAGCGAAGCCTTCGAAAATCCCAAGACCGACGCCAGCGGCATGATCCGCACGCAGCAGCGCGAGGCCTATCAACTGCTGCAAGAGGCTGGCTGGAAGATTGTCGACGACAAAATGGTCGACGCCACCGGCAAACCAGTGGTGATCGAATTTCTTCTTGCCCAGACCGAATTCGAACGGGTGCTGCTGCCGTTCAAGCGCAACCTCAGCGACCTCGGCATCGATCTGGTGATCCGCCGCGTCGACGTCTCGCAGTACATCAACCGCGTGCGCTCGCGGGACTTCGACATGATGGTCGGCAGCTTTCCGCAGTCCAACTCGCCGGGCAACGAGCAGCGCGAATACTGGATGAGCGCCGCCGCCGACAAGCCGAGCAGCCGCAACAGCATGGGTCTGAAGGATCCGACCGTTGACCAACTGGTGGAAAGCCTGATCAACGCCGACTCGCGCAAAAGCCTGGTAGCCCACGCTCGGGCCTTGGACCGCGTACTGCAATGGGGCTACTACGTGGTGCCGAACTGGCACATCAAGAGCTGGCGCGTGGCCTACTGGAACCACATCGGCCACCCGAAAACCTCGCCCAAGTACGACATCGGCATCAACACCTGGTGGGTCAAGCCTGACGCCAAGCCTGCCGTAGAAGTCGAAACCCAACTGCAAGCCGACCCTGCGGGCACGGAGTAA
- a CDS encoding extracellular solute-binding protein yields MKRALSLLLISLALSSPASATITESHGYAQFGTLKYPARFTHFDWVNPQAPKGGTLRVMAFGTFDTVNPYTFKGTSPVTTANFLQYGINELNEPLMVGTGQYSPSGDEPASSYGLIAQSVEYSEDRSWVVFNLRPEARFHDGAPITAYDVAFSYRTLLKDGHPLYRTALQEVLRVDILNKQRIRFVFKRSGNPLLILRLGELPVLPQHYWKDRDFKATTFEPPLGSGPYRITSVTPGRQLIFERVKDYWGKDLPVNRGKYNFDRMEVEFYRDSDVAFEAFKAGEFDIYIEHQAKNWVNGYNFPAVRRGEVIKVQIPHQIPTQTQGLFMNSRRATFADVRTREALGLMFDFEWTNRALFSDAYKRTTSYYPNSEFTASGLPIGHEWLMLKPYKEQLPARLFTEPFTLPKTDGRGIPRETMRKALALLAEAGWKLHGQRLQDKDGRPLRFELLLVNPSLERLYQPYIENLNSIGIEARLRTVDRAQYKQRLDQFDFDMISMTLGQTLSPGLEQWQYFHSSQVKVKGSKNYAGIANPVVDHLLEQLLAARTRDEQVAAGKALDRVLLWQHYSIPNWYLNYHRLAYRNRLAFVTTPPYTLGLSAWWLKSSEKDR; encoded by the coding sequence TTGAAGCGTGCCCTCTCCCTGCTCCTGATCAGCCTGGCCTTGAGCTCACCCGCAAGCGCGACGATTACCGAAAGTCACGGTTATGCGCAGTTCGGCACGCTCAAGTACCCGGCCAGATTTACCCACTTCGACTGGGTCAACCCGCAAGCGCCCAAAGGCGGTACGTTGCGGGTGATGGCGTTCGGCACCTTCGATACGGTCAATCCGTATACCTTCAAGGGCACCAGCCCGGTCACCACCGCCAATTTTCTCCAGTACGGCATCAACGAGCTCAACGAGCCGCTGATGGTTGGCACCGGGCAGTATTCGCCGTCCGGCGACGAACCCGCCTCCAGCTACGGTTTGATCGCACAATCGGTGGAGTACAGCGAAGATCGCAGCTGGGTCGTATTCAATTTGCGCCCCGAAGCGCGCTTTCACGACGGCGCGCCGATCACCGCCTACGACGTGGCATTCTCCTATCGAACGCTGCTCAAGGACGGTCATCCGCTGTATCGCACGGCCCTGCAGGAAGTGCTGCGGGTCGACATCCTCAACAAGCAGCGCATTCGTTTCGTGTTCAAGCGCTCGGGCAATCCGCTGCTGATCCTGCGCCTGGGTGAATTGCCGGTACTGCCGCAGCATTACTGGAAAGACCGCGACTTCAAAGCCACCACCTTCGAACCGCCGCTGGGCAGCGGGCCGTACCGCATCACCTCGGTCACGCCGGGTCGGCAGCTGATTTTCGAGCGGGTCAAGGATTATTGGGGCAAGGATCTGCCGGTCAATCGCGGCAAGTACAATTTCGATCGCATGGAAGTCGAGTTCTACCGCGACAGCGATGTCGCCTTCGAAGCTTTCAAGGCCGGTGAGTTCGACATCTACATCGAGCATCAGGCAAAGAACTGGGTCAACGGTTACAACTTCCCTGCTGTACGTCGTGGCGAAGTGATCAAGGTGCAGATCCCGCATCAGATCCCGACGCAGACTCAGGGCCTGTTCATGAACAGCCGCCGCGCGACCTTCGCCGATGTCAGAACGCGCGAAGCGCTGGGCCTGATGTTCGACTTCGAATGGACCAACCGCGCACTGTTCAGCGATGCCTATAAACGCACCACCAGCTACTACCCCAACAGCGAATTCACCGCGTCTGGTTTGCCAATCGGGCATGAATGGCTGATGCTCAAGCCTTACAAGGAGCAGTTGCCAGCCCGGCTGTTCACCGAGCCGTTCACCCTGCCGAAAACCGACGGCCGTGGCATCCCGCGCGAGACCATGCGTAAAGCCCTCGCCCTGCTCGCCGAGGCCGGTTGGAAGCTCCACGGCCAGCGCCTGCAAGACAAAGACGGCCGACCGCTGCGTTTCGAACTGCTGCTGGTCAACCCGAGCCTGGAGCGGCTTTATCAGCCGTACATCGAGAATCTCAACAGCATCGGCATCGAGGCGCGCCTGCGTACCGTCGATCGCGCCCAGTACAAACAGCGCCTCGACCAATTCGATTTCGACATGATCTCGATGACCCTCGGCCAGACCCTGAGCCCGGGCCTTGAGCAGTGGCAGTACTTCCACTCCAGCCAGGTGAAGGTCAAGGGCAGCAAGAATTACGCGGGCATCGCCAATCCGGTGGTCGATCACCTGCTCGAACAATTGCTCGCCGCGCGCACCCGCGACGAGCAGGTCGCCGCCGGCAAGGCGCTCGACCGCGTGCTGCTCTGGCAGCACTACAGCATTCCCAACTGGTACCTCAATTATCACCGTCTGGCCTACCGCAACCGGTTGGCCTTTGTCACCACGCCGCCCTACACCCTGGGCTTGAGCGCGTGGTGGCTGAAGTCTTCGGAGAAAGATCGATGA
- a CDS encoding transglycosylase SLT domain-containing protein, whose amino-acid sequence MSSSIRKSVNSDALTRLAQAIAVAVSATLAGCSSHAPQTEATHTPNIAARAKQKPIWLTEKPTPVAPQDIWERMRQGFQLQEGLGVNPRIEQQRLWFASNPSFLENAGERGSLYIHYIVERLEERNMPLELALLPVIESAYNPMAYSRADAVGLWQFIPSTGRYFNLRQTRFYDGRRDITASTTAAMDYLTRLHDMFNGDWLLALAAYNAGEGTVSRAIERNEKLGLPTDYWNLPLPAETQAYVPKLLALSQVVLAPEAYGVNLNPIANEPYFQVVEINQRMDLSKVAAVANIDEDELFQLNPAFKQRTTIDGPQHLLVPTSKAQLLTASLQTMRPDELISPRSLKPVFEGADPSEVAQLKRAYRVKRGDNLGSIAKANKVEVKDLQRWNKLTGKNLKVGQTLVMQDNTKRAPARKSGRVNTVVAANTTTKGKNESKQQTQYKVKRGDTLYVVAKRFNVEMQHLKRWNPGAGKALKPGQMLTVYQPH is encoded by the coding sequence GCGGTGGCTGTGTCCGCCACGCTGGCGGGTTGCTCCAGCCACGCTCCGCAGACTGAAGCGACGCACACGCCGAACATTGCTGCGCGAGCCAAGCAGAAGCCGATCTGGCTGACCGAGAAGCCCACTCCCGTGGCGCCCCAGGACATCTGGGAACGCATGCGCCAGGGCTTCCAGTTGCAGGAAGGCCTTGGCGTCAATCCGCGCATCGAGCAACAGCGCCTGTGGTTCGCCAGTAATCCCTCTTTTCTCGAGAATGCCGGCGAACGCGGCAGCCTCTACATTCATTACATTGTCGAACGCCTCGAAGAGCGCAACATGCCGCTGGAACTGGCCCTGCTGCCGGTGATCGAGAGCGCGTACAACCCGATGGCCTACTCCCGCGCCGATGCGGTGGGCCTGTGGCAATTCATTCCGTCCACCGGGCGCTACTTCAACCTGCGCCAGACGCGTTTCTACGACGGTCGTCGCGACATCACCGCTTCGACCACTGCAGCGATGGATTACCTGACCCGCCTGCACGACATGTTCAACGGCGACTGGCTGCTGGCTCTGGCGGCCTACAACGCCGGTGAAGGCACCGTCAGCCGGGCGATCGAGCGCAACGAGAAGCTCGGCCTGCCCACCGACTACTGGAACCTGCCGCTGCCGGCGGAAACCCAGGCCTATGTGCCGAAGTTGCTGGCACTGTCGCAAGTGGTACTGGCGCCTGAAGCCTACGGCGTCAACCTCAACCCGATCGCCAACGAGCCGTACTTCCAGGTCGTCGAAATCAACCAGCGCATGGACCTGTCCAAGGTCGCTGCGGTGGCGAACATCGATGAAGACGAACTGTTCCAGCTCAATCCAGCGTTCAAACAGCGCACCACCATCGACGGTCCGCAGCATTTGCTGGTGCCAACGTCCAAGGCGCAACTGCTGACCGCCAGTCTGCAGACCATGCGCCCGGACGAACTGATCAGCCCGCGCTCGCTGAAACCGGTGTTCGAAGGCGCCGATCCGTCGGAAGTGGCGCAGCTCAAACGTGCTTATCGGGTCAAGCGTGGCGACAACCTCGGCTCCATCGCCAAGGCCAACAAGGTCGAAGTCAAGGATCTGCAGCGCTGGAACAAGCTGACCGGCAAGAACCTCAAGGTCGGCCAGACCCTGGTCATGCAGGACAACACCAAGCGTGCACCGGCGCGCAAGTCCGGCCGGGTCAACACCGTGGTCGCGGCGAATACCACGACCAAAGGCAAGAACGAGAGCAAGCAGCAGACCCAGTACAAGGTCAAGCGTGGCGACACCCTGTATGTGGTGGCCAAGCGCTTCAACGTCGAGATGCAACATCTCAAGCGCTGGAACCCGGGTGCGGGTAAAGCGTTGAAGCCGGGGCAGATGCTTACGGTTTATCAGCCGCATTGA
- a CDS encoding microcin C ABC transporter permease YejB — MLAYIFRRLLLIIPTLFGILLINFVIIQAAPGGPVEQMIAKLEGFEGATSRIAGGGAEVAVAGSSYRGAQGLDPALIKEIEHMYGFDKSAPERLWIMVKNYAQLDFGDSFFRDAKVIDLIKEKMPVSISLGLWSTLIMYLVSIPLGIAKATRHGSHFDVWTSSAIIVGYAIPAFLFAILLIVVFAGGSYLDWFPLRGLTSNNFDELSLGGKILDYFWHLALPVTALVIGNFATMTLLTKNSFLDEINKQYVVTAKAKGLTRHRVLYSHVFRNAMLLVIAGFPSAFIGIFFTGSLLVEVIFSLDGLGLMSFEAAINRDYPVVFGTLFIFTLLGLVVKLIGDLTYTFVDPRIDFASREH; from the coding sequence ATGCTGGCGTATATCTTTCGGCGACTGCTGCTGATCATCCCGACCCTGTTCGGCATCCTGTTGATCAACTTCGTGATCATCCAGGCCGCGCCCGGCGGGCCGGTCGAGCAGATGATCGCCAAGCTCGAAGGTTTCGAAGGCGCCACCAGCCGGATTGCCGGCGGCGGTGCCGAGGTCGCGGTGGCCGGTTCGTCCTACCGTGGTGCGCAGGGGCTGGACCCGGCGCTGATCAAGGAAATCGAGCACATGTACGGGTTCGACAAATCGGCCCCGGAACGCCTGTGGATCATGGTCAAGAACTACGCGCAGCTGGATTTCGGCGACAGTTTCTTCCGCGACGCCAAGGTCATCGACCTGATCAAGGAAAAGATGCCGGTGTCGATCTCGCTGGGGCTGTGGAGCACGCTGATCATGTATCTGGTGTCGATCCCGCTGGGCATCGCCAAGGCCACGCGGCACGGCAGCCACTTCGATGTCTGGACCAGTTCGGCGATCATCGTCGGCTATGCGATCCCGGCGTTTCTGTTTGCGATCCTGCTGATCGTGGTGTTTGCCGGCGGCAGTTATCTGGACTGGTTTCCCCTGCGCGGGCTGACTTCGAACAACTTCGATGAGCTGAGCCTGGGCGGCAAGATCCTCGATTACTTCTGGCACTTGGCACTGCCAGTCACGGCGCTGGTGATCGGCAACTTCGCGACCATGACCCTGTTGACCAAGAACAGCTTTCTCGACGAGATCAACAAGCAGTATGTGGTCACCGCCAAGGCTAAAGGCCTGACCCGCCATCGCGTGCTCTACAGCCACGTGTTCCGCAATGCCATGCTGCTGGTGATTGCCGGTTTTCCGTCGGCATTCATCGGTATCTTCTTCACCGGTTCCCTGCTGGTGGAAGTGATTTTCTCCCTCGATGGCCTCGGCCTGATGAGTTTCGAAGCGGCTATCAACCGCGATTACCCGGTGGTGTTCGGCACGCTGTTCATCTTCACCCTGCTCGGGCTGGTGGTGAAACTGATCGGCGACCTGACCTACACCTTTGTCGATCCGCGTATCGACTTCGCAAGCAGAGAGCATTGA